The Oncorhynchus mykiss isolate Arlee chromosome 17, USDA_OmykA_1.1, whole genome shotgun sequence genomic interval cttgttcaggggcagaacgacagatttttaccttgttagctcggggattcaatccagcaacctttcggttactggcccaatgctctaggctacctgccgcctagcAGCCTCTGAGCAGAGTTGACCTATATCCCTGTGAGTGGAGTGGAAAGGGTACCGGTCGTGCTGCTGCCttactcaccctccctctctgtataCCCCCAGGCTGGCCCACCTCAATACCCCGCCTTCTCCTCCACAGAACTCCAATAAGGGTTACGTCTAGCAAAGGAAAGTCCTTTTGAGTATGAGGGATTGTGAAAGGTGATCAAAAGGAATGTTCAGATTCAAATCCAAGATGAAACATTTTCTTACATAATGTTATGATTATGTCATAGTAGCTCGTATACTTTCTGGGCACAAGCAAATGGTGACATGCCAGTGTATGAGTGATGGCAGATCCATTGCAGTTTGGATCAAGTGTCAGATTCGCAGTTATGAAGTCATGTGAACTCAAGAATACCCTGAACTAATCACATTATGAGTTTCTAGGACTGTATGTTCTGTCTCGATCATCACCACTGTACAGTAACATTGAAATACATTGAATGCCTAATGTATGTCACAGTGGGAAGGCATAGTATTTATGGTAACTAATGAAtgttctctctcttattctctctctttctatagtGTGTTTCCTCGTGAGCGATCCCAGCCTACAAGAAAAAGTCTTCCAGTAGACCAACTGACCTACTTCACTTCTGCATCCTAGAGACTTCAAGGATTACAGAAGAACCTACTTTGAAACTCACATTTCACAAAACTTTGTCACGTAATTTAACCAATGAGGTTCAGCCTTAGAGAAGCACAAATACCTCACCCTGAGTTTTTCACAGATCCTGCGACTTAAAAGAGAAAGTTAATACAAATAAGTTATCTCTCCAGCGAACTTTCGTCCTCTCCCTTACCCCCATTTGGCCTTAATGCCAGATCACCAATCTGGTCAAAAGGACTCAACAATGGAAAGCCTGAATCTTCACTTTGCATCtcccaacaacaacaacgaccTGGACATAGACACATACTCTAACTACAGCGAGAGCCTCCCGCCACTGTCTCCCAGACCCGGTGACGATGATGTCCCGCGCCGCCAGACCAAAGGCGGCTCAAAGAACAGCATGTCCAGCCGTCGCAAACGGGAGTTCATCTCCGACGAAAAGAAGGACGCCTCCTACTGGGAGAAGCGGCGCAAGAACAACGAGGCGGCCAAGCGttccagagagaagaggaggatgaacgACATGGTGCTGGAGAACCGTGTGATGGCGCTGAATGATGAGAACAGCCGTCTGAAGACGGAACTCCTGCAGCTGAAGCTTCGCTTCGGCCTCATCAGCACTGCTTCCTACATGGAGAAGAGCCAGCAGCTCTCCAACAGCGGAAACGGACAGTCCAGTGCTGGTAACCCCTACTTCTCCAGTAGCGGGTACTCCAGTGCCTGTGGTAACACTCTGCTGAACTCCGACTCGTCCGAAGCAGAACAGTCCACCAGAGGGGAACGCCACACCCCACTCCCAAAATACTCCCCAAGAGGATCCCTCTCCGACGGGTGCATGTCTGACGACTCTTCCAGCCCTGAGCCCATGGGCTATGAGATCAAGATGGAGTCCAACGACACTGACATGGATGCTGGTCTCCCCAGTGGGATCTCCTTCAACGGTGGCCACCAACACAGGTCCCAAGAGGCTGACTGTGCCATGGACTTCCACCACAACCACCAGAACAACTACCGCCAGGAGTCTGCCAGCCCAGCACCCCAGCAGGTAGCGGCCCCAGCCCAGAGGAGTGTGATCCAGATGTACCGCTCCCCCAGCTCCTCCTATATGGAGAGCCAGAACCAGAGGCAAGCAGAGGACATGGAACAACAACAGTCGCAGGTCCAACAAAGCAGACAGTCCGAGAACACAGAGACCATCACAGAGGAAGTCCAAAGGTACCGAGCCCGTGAGGAGCAGCAAAGACATCAGGAGACACAGAGAAGCCAGTACAGCCCTTATCAGACCCAAGATGGCGGCCACAAGGAAGGAATCGCACCAGAGCTCCTCCACCACAGTAGAGAAGAAGGCAACAAGTCAAGCCACTCCTCCAACCAGCACCACATCAACAACGCCTATCTCAGTACCCTGGATGAGGAGGAGCCCCCAGTGCTCACTTACGAGGGCGGCCCCAGGGCCGGAGAGGGCTTCTACACAGAGTCCCACTCTGGGAAAGACACTTCGTCCAGTGATGGTGATCAAAGGAGCTCAGACAAAGAAGGTGGTTCCACTACCGATGACGAGTCACCGTCATCTTCCTCTTCCGAGGTCGGAAGCTACAACCAGAGGGCGACATCACAGATGTCGGTGCCACAGAGTCAGAGTGGAGACGATCAGGCCACCTACCTGCCCCACAAGCTCCGCCTGAAATACAGAGCGCTGTCCAATCAGGGGGAGGTGCCAAACAGAAGCCCCACCTCCTCCACATCCCCCCCGCCCTCTCATCCCCAGCATCCCTACCTGGCCCTGCCTAGCAACCACCAACATGGCGGCCATAGCAATGGGGAAAACAAAGAGGCAGGGAACGAGTCAGAATTCTGCTAGCAGTGggaagcaagagaaagagaggaggtgtGGAAGGAATGCAAAAAGGGATGCAGCGCAGGGAGGAAGAATAAGAGGTGTGAATAAGGGAGCACCAAAGACTCTTTGAGATACTGCGACCAACAACCAACCTCAGCTTTGCTTCATCATCAGGTGTCTCGCTCCTTTTCACCTACCACTATGCCAACAGACACTCCTCTtcgatgatgatgataataataacaaGGACAGTCAAAGTGATGTTCACAATCACCACTGACAGATTCAAAAGACTTGGTTCACTGTGTCACCATGTTTTTATATGGACCCTTCCCTCACTCCATCCATTTATCCAATCCATGAACAATGATAATAATAGATCACTTAT includes:
- the LOC118940355 gene encoding filaggrin-2-like; its protein translation is MPDHQSGQKDSTMESLNLHFASPNNNNDLDIDTYSNYSESLPPLSPRPGDDDVPRRQTKGGSKNSMSSRRKREFISDEKKDASYWEKRRKNNEAAKRSREKRRMNDMVLENRVMALNDENSRLKTELLQLKLRFGLISTASYMEKSQQLSNSGNGQSSAGNPYFSSSGYSSACGNTLLNSDSSEAEQSTRGERHTPLPKYSPRGSLSDGCMSDDSSSPEPMGYEIKMESNDTDMDAGLPSGISFNGGHQHRSQEADCAMDFHHNHQNNYRQESASPAPQQVAAPAQRSVIQMYRSPSSSYMESQNQRQAEDMEQQQSQVQQSRQSENTETITEEVQRYRAREEQQRHQETQRSQYSPYQTQDGGHKEGIAPELLHHSREEGNKSSHSSNQHHINNAYLSTLDEEEPPVLTYEGGPRAGEGFYTESHSGKDTSSSDGDQRSSDKEGGSTTDDESPSSSSSEVGSYNQRATSQMSVPQSQSGDDQATYLPHKLRLKYRALSNQGEVPNRSPTSSTSPPPSHPQHPYLALPSNHQHGGHSNGENKEAGNESEFC